Within the Anaerolineae bacterium genome, the region TGAAGATTAACTTCCCATCTCTGTAGACCCTCAATTCTCCTTGAAGGAAGGCCTCCCATTTTTCACTGGTCAGAGGTTTACTTGCGATTATGTAACCCTCCTGAAGCCACCGTGGGGTGGCTGTACACGATGGGCTTCCAGTCGCTCACTTACTACCTGGACCGGAACGGGCTGGTGGTGCAGCTCGGCCCCTGGCGCTTACCCATCTCCATGGACGCCATAGAGGGGATCTACGCCAGCCCTCAAGACGGCCACGGGGCACCCTTCCGGGGCCTGCGGTTGCCGGGCCACAACGTCGGTGTCGGCCAGCTCTCGGATGGCTCGAGGGCGGTGTTCCTGGCCACCGCGCCGCCTGAAGAGTGCCTCTACGTCCGTACGCGGACCGCGGTGTACGCCCTATCCCCAGCCGACCCGGATTCCTTCCTGAAGGCGTACGAGGCGGAGCGCCAGCTCCGCCCGCTGCGCCCCCTTCCGGAGGGGCTGCAGATGCCCCTCTGGCTGCGAGCGCTGGTCTGGCGGGACCGGCTCGGTCTGGCTCTGACGGTCGGCACGGTGGCTACCAGCCTGCTTCTGTTGGGGATGTGCTTCTGGCTCTATCCCAGCCTTCCTCCTGAAGTGCCCATGCACTTCGATGCCCTAGGACGACCGGATCGGATGGCGCCGCCGGGCAGCATCTTCTACCTACCCCTCGTGGGTAGCCTGGTCCTCTTCGTCAACTACGCTCTCGCCATTCCCCTCTACCGGTACGAACGACTGCTGTCCTACTTCCTGTGGGGAGGGGCAGGGCTAGTTCAGATCGTCCTTATCCTGGCCCTGCGGTCCATCACGGCCTGACGTGGCAAGACACCGAACCCTCCTGCTGGCCACCGGCAACCCCGGCAAACTGAGCGAGTTCCGTCGTATCTTGGGCGACTTGCCTGTGGAGCTGATCTGCCCGGCCGATCTCAACCTGGAACTGGCCGTGCCCGAAGAGGGCCAGACATTCGCCGAGAACGCCCGCGCCAAAGCCTGCGCCTACGCTGCCGCTGCCGGCATGCCCGCCCTGGCCGACGATTCCGGGCTGGAGGTGGACGCCCTTGGGGGGCGGCCAGGAGTGATGTCGGCACGCTACGGAGGGGAGGGAGCTTCTGACTCTGATCGGCGGCGCCTGCTCCTGGCTGAGATGGAAGCCGTGCCGGATGGCCAGCGCTCCGCCCGATTCCGCTGCGTAATCGCTGTGTGCTGGGGCGGTCAGGTCTATCTAACGGAAGGATCAGTAGAGGGCACGATCGCCCGGGAGGAGCGAGGAAGCGGCGGCTTCGGCTATGATCGCCTCTTCCTCCTGCCCGATCGGGGCCGGACTATGGCAGAGCTATCGCCGGAGGAGAAGAACGCTCTCAGCCACCGCGGACAGGCCGCCCGGGCCATGCGCGCGGTTCTGGAGCGGCTCTTGCAGGGGAATTGCAGTGCGCCAGGCCTGTCGTTGACCGACGACCTCACGAAGCAGTAGAATGCCGCCGGCGCAGGTGAGGCAGGTATCGTATGCCCATCGCTGACCTTCACGTGATCGTGGTCACCTATAGAGTTCGTGAGCTGCTCCGAGACTGCCTTGCTTCCCTGAGAGAGAGTCGGGTGGGCGGGCTCGACGTGGCAATCACCGTGGTGGACAACGACTCCAACGACGGTAGCGCCGAAATGGTGGAGTCTTGCTTCCCTGAAGTGTGCCTCGTGCGCAGCGAGAACCTCGGATACCCCTATGCCAACAACCTCGGCTTCGCCCGGCAGGACGCCCGCTATCACCTCATGCTCAATCCGGACACACTGCTGCCTCCGTCAGCTCTAGCGGAGACAGTGGACTTCATGGAGCGGAACCCAGACGTGGGCGCCCTAGGCCCCCGTCTGGTGCTGGCGGACGGGAGCCTGGACCTGGCGTGCCGCCGCGGGTTCCCCACGCCGCTCAGCGCCCTGGCGAAGTACACCGGGCTGGCACGAGCGTTCCCCCGTAGCCGTCGGCTGGGGTCCTATAACCTCACCTATCTTAGCCCCGACCATCAAGCCGACGTGGACTCTCTGGTGGGAGCGTTCATGCTGCTGCGGCGGGAGGCGCTGGAGCAGGTCGGCGGCCTGGATCAGACGTTCTTCATGTACGGCGAGGACCTCGACCTGTGCTACCGGCTGGGGTCGGCGGGCTGGCGGGTGGTCTACTGGCCCGACGTGACCGTGCTGCACTACAAGCGGGCCTCCAGCTCCCAGAGCGATCGGGCCGGGCGCGAGTTCTTCCGCGCCATGCGCATCTTCTACGACAAACACTACGCCGATGGCGCTCAGCCCCTGCAGCGGGCTGCCGTTGCTGCCGGCATCCGGCTGGTCGAGCGCCTGGTGGGTTACGGTAAGGGGGCTTCGACGTGACCAAGCGCCGCTTGCGTAACCTGTTCACGTTCCTGCTGGTGCTATCAGACGCGGGCATGACCGCGCTGGCGTTCTACCTGGGCTACCGCATCAGGGTGGCTACCGAGTCCCAACCCGACTCCAACATCCCGGCGTTCTCCGTCTACCTGGGCATGATGTTGATCCAGGTAGCCGCTATGGTCACCGTCTTCTTCTTCGCCAAGCTCTACCACGTCAAGCGGGTCTCCTCGCGAGTAGATGAGTTCTACTCCGTGTTCGGCGCCGTTTCTGTAGGTAGCCTCTTCTCCATCGCCGTCACCTCCTTCGTCTACAAGGGTGCGTTGGACTTCCCTCGGCTCATGCTGGTGTACGCCTGGCTCCTCACCATCGTTCTAGTGATGGTGGGCAGGCTTCTCCACGGGACCGCCCGCAGGCTCCTGCGCCGGTCCGGGCTGGGCTGTGACCGGGTCCTCATCGTTGGGACGGGCGAGGTGGGCCGGATGCTGCTCCAGAAGGTGCGCCACGCCCCACACCTGGGATACTACCCGGTGGGGTTTGTGGACGGGAACGGCCAGGAAGGCGAAGTCATGGGCCTGCCTATCCTCGGAGATGTGTCCCAGCTGTCCGCAGTGATAGATCGTCACGACGTGGACGAGGTGCTGGTGGCCCTGCCCGAGGCACCCCGGGAACAACTCCTGGAGATCATCTCTCGTTGCGACCGTAGCCGCATCGGTATCAAGGTCTTCCCGGACCTGTTTCAGATCATCGCGTCCGAACTAAGCATAGGCGACCTTGACGGCCTTCCCATGCTCACCGTTAGAGATGTGGCTCTGCGGGGCTGGAAGCTGACCCTCAAGCGAGCCTTCGATCTGGTGGTTGGCTCCGCCTGCCTGGTGCTAGCCTCCCCCGCCATGCTCCTGATCGCCCTCGCGGTCAAGCTGGACTCCCGCGGTCCGGCGCTCTACGTCCAGGAACGTATGGGCCTGGACGCCCGCCCCTTCCCGGTGTTCAAGTTCCGCACTATGGGAGTGGACGCTGAGGAGCAGACCGGACCGGTATGGGCCAAGGCAGGAGACCCGCGTCGCACCCGGCTGGGAGCCTTCTTGCGCAAGTACTCCCTGGACGAGCTGCCGCAACTCATAAACGTGGTCCTGGGCCAAATGAGCCTGGTGGGTCCCCGGCCAGAGAGACCCGTGTTCGTGGAGCAGTTCCGTCAGCGCATTCCGCGCTACATGGACCGACACCGGGAGAAGGCCGGGCTCACCGGCTGGGCCCAGGTGAACGGCCTCCGAGGGGACACCTCCATCGAGGAGCGGACCAAGTACGACCTCTGGTACGTGGAGAACTGGTCCATCCTTCTGGATGTGAAGATCCTCATCCGCACCATCTTCCGCATTTTCCGCGACCCCAACGCTTACTAGAGGCGCACTGCCGAGCCCGACCACAGCTGCGCCTCGGCAGGAGGCCATGAGTCTTGGCCAGCGCCTGCCTGGTGCCCCGGACCCCTCCCCCTGATCTCGGGCCTGCGTCGGCCATCCAGACGGTCCCGGCATTGCCCCTTCGAGTCTTGAGACCTCGCGGAGGTCGGCAGCGCTGGCACCAGCCGCCTGCTGTGCTATACTCGATATATAGGCACACCTGACCTGGAGGGCTTCCCGGTGGACCATCTGCTCACCCTGGCTGACCTGTCATCGGCCCAAGTCCGGCGGTTGCTAGAGTTGGCGCGGGAGTTGCGCCAGGAGTGGCGA harbors:
- a CDS encoding DUF1648 domain-containing protein; amino-acid sequence: MRLCNPPEATVGWLYTMGFQSLTYYLDRNGLVVQLGPWRLPISMDAIEGIYASPQDGHGAPFRGLRLPGHNVGVGQLSDGSRAVFLATAPPEECLYVRTRTAVYALSPADPDSFLKAYEAERQLRPLRPLPEGLQMPLWLRALVWRDRLGLALTVGTVATSLLLLGMCFWLYPSLPPEVPMHFDALGRPDRMAPPGSIFYLPLVGSLVLFVNYALAIPLYRYERLLSYFLWGGAGLVQIVLILALRSITA
- the rdgB gene encoding RdgB/HAM1 family non-canonical purine NTP pyrophosphatase, producing MARHRTLLLATGNPGKLSEFRRILGDLPVELICPADLNLELAVPEEGQTFAENARAKACAYAAAAGMPALADDSGLEVDALGGRPGVMSARYGGEGASDSDRRRLLLAEMEAVPDGQRSARFRCVIAVCWGGQVYLTEGSVEGTIAREERGSGGFGYDRLFLLPDRGRTMAELSPEEKNALSHRGQAARAMRAVLERLLQGNCSAPGLSLTDDLTKQ
- a CDS encoding glycosyltransferase family 2 protein, with protein sequence MPIADLHVIVVTYRVRELLRDCLASLRESRVGGLDVAITVVDNDSNDGSAEMVESCFPEVCLVRSENLGYPYANNLGFARQDARYHLMLNPDTLLPPSALAETVDFMERNPDVGALGPRLVLADGSLDLACRRGFPTPLSALAKYTGLARAFPRSRRLGSYNLTYLSPDHQADVDSLVGAFMLLRREALEQVGGLDQTFFMYGEDLDLCYRLGSAGWRVVYWPDVTVLHYKRASSSQSDRAGREFFRAMRIFYDKHYADGAQPLQRAAVAAGIRLVERLVGYGKGAST
- a CDS encoding undecaprenyl-phosphate glucose phosphotransferase codes for the protein MTKRRLRNLFTFLLVLSDAGMTALAFYLGYRIRVATESQPDSNIPAFSVYLGMMLIQVAAMVTVFFFAKLYHVKRVSSRVDEFYSVFGAVSVGSLFSIAVTSFVYKGALDFPRLMLVYAWLLTIVLVMVGRLLHGTARRLLRRSGLGCDRVLIVGTGEVGRMLLQKVRHAPHLGYYPVGFVDGNGQEGEVMGLPILGDVSQLSAVIDRHDVDEVLVALPEAPREQLLEIISRCDRSRIGIKVFPDLFQIIASELSIGDLDGLPMLTVRDVALRGWKLTLKRAFDLVVGSACLVLASPAMLLIALAVKLDSRGPALYVQERMGLDARPFPVFKFRTMGVDAEEQTGPVWAKAGDPRRTRLGAFLRKYSLDELPQLINVVLGQMSLVGPRPERPVFVEQFRQRIPRYMDRHREKAGLTGWAQVNGLRGDTSIEERTKYDLWYVENWSILLDVKILIRTIFRIFRDPNAY